GTTCGAACAAATAGAGACAGGTGCGCGCGGCTTGACCGCGCGGGCCTTCAAGGCCGCCGTCACGGTCGAGGAGTAATTGCGCATCGGCCTGTGCGGCGGGCGCGAGCGCGGCGATGTCCTCGGCTTCGGCCAGCTTGAAAACATGGTCGCCCGACTGGCGCGTGCCGAGGATCTCGCCGGGCCCGCGTAGCCGCAGATCCTCCTCGGCAATGCGGAAACCGTCATTGGTCTCGCGCATCAGCGCGAGCCGCGCCCTGCCCGTTTCCGACAGATTGTTGCCGCGCAGCAGGAGGCAACGGCTCTTGCCCGTGCCGCGCCCGACGCGCCCGCGAAGCTGGTGGAGCTGGGAGAGGCCGAAGCGCTCCGCCCCCTCGATGATCATCAGCGTGGCATTGGGAACGTCGACCCCGACCTCGATGACGGTGGTCGCGACGAGCACGGCGAGGTCGCCGCGTGCGAACCGCTCCATCACCGCATCCTTCTCCTCGCCCTTCATGCGGCCGTGAACGAGCCCGACCTTGCCCGGGAAGCGCACCTTGAGGACTTCTGCGCGCTCCTCGGCGGCGGCGGCATCGGACTTGTCGCTTTCCTCGACCAGTGGGCAGACCCAATAGGCCTGTCCCCCGCCGTCGATATGGCGACCGAGGCCGGCGACCACATCGGCGAGCTTTTCTTCCGACACGACCAGCGTGTCGATCGGTTGGCGCCCGGGCGGCAGCTCGTCGATCCGGCTGACGTCCATCTCGCCATATTGGGTCAATGTCAGCGTGCGCGGGATGGGCGTCGCGGTCATGGCGAGGAGGTGCGGTGGGCGCTTGCCCTTTTCCGACAGCATGAGGCGCTGCGACACGCCGAAGCGATGCTGCTCGTCGACCACGACGAGGCCGAGATCGTGATAGGTGACCGCCTGCTGAAAGATCGCATGGGTGCCGACGAGGATTTGGATCGACCCGTCGGCCAGCCCCATCAACGTCGATTCCCGCACGCGTCCCTTGTCGCGCCCGGTGAGGATCGCGACGTGCACACCGATGGGTTCGGCAAGCTTGCGCAGACCCTCATAATGCTGCCGCGCGAGGATTTCGGTCGGAGCGAGCATCGCCGCCTGCGCCCCGGCCTCGACCGCCTCGAGCATCGCGAGCAGCGCGACCAGCGTCTTTCCCGAGCCGACATCGCCCTGGAGGAGGCGCAGCATGGGCCGCTCCTGCGCCATGTCGCCGCGGATTTCGCCGACGCACCGCGCCTGCGCATTGGTGAGCTCGAAGGGTAGCTTGAGCTTCCCCGACAGCCTGCCATCGCCTTCTAGCGGACGCGTCGAGCGTCGCCGTGCCGACTGGCGCACGAGCAACAGCGTCAGTTGGTTGGCGAAAATCTCGTCATAGGCGAGCCGCGCCCTGGCTACTTCTTCATTCGGGCCGCGATGCGCGGCGGCAAGGGCGCCACGCCAATCGGAAAACCCTCGCTCGCTCTTCACGGACGACTCGATCCATTCGGGGAGATCGGGCGCGCGCTCGAGAACCTGTCGGACGAGGTCGCGCAAGCGCCGGTTGGTGAGCCCATCCGAAAGCGGATAGACGGGCTCGGATAGCGGCGGGTCCTCGTCGACCTTGTCCGGATGGACGATCTGCAGCTCATCGCCATAGGCGTCGAGCTTGCCGGTGATCCGTACCTTCTCGCCGAGCGGGAACTGCTTCCTCGCCCAGCCCGGATTGTTGAAGAAGGTCAGCCCGACCATATTGTCGTGCGCGTCAGCAGCGAAAATGCGAATGGGCGCCCGCCCCCTGCCCTCGCGCAGGTCGATCGGCGTCAGCGTGATGACGATCCGCCGCCCAACAAGGTCAAGGCCGAGCCGATCGGTCGCGACCCGTTCGATCGTCCCCGTGGGCAGGTGAAAGGCAAGATCGACGCATCGTTCGAGCTTGAGCTTGCCCAGTGCCTTGGCGATCTTGGGCCCGACGCCATCGAGCGCGAGCGTCTCGGCGAAAAGCGGATTGAGGATCTCGGGGCGCATCAATCGGGTCGCCCCGTCAGGTTCGCACGCTGTGCGTGGAAGCTTTCGGCGATGGTGTCGAACAGGTCGCGGACAGGGCGCCGTCTCAGGGCGCTGCGGCGACCGACGAGGAAGATCGGCGGCAATCCTTCTTCGTCGAACAGGAAAGCACGCTCGAGTTCGGGCTCGGGGTCGCCCATTGCGATGGGAAGGGCGGATATCGCCGCGCCGGACGCGATGGCCGACACCAGCGCGCTGTAACTGGGATATTCGATCAACGACCCCCCGGCTTGTTGGCGAAGTAGCTCGAAGGGATGCAGTCGGCCGGTCGGACCTGACAGCCCCGCCGCACGCAAGGGTTCGACCGCGCCAAGCGCTGGCGGCTTCGCCTGCCCCCGCGCGACGTAGAGGCCCCACCCCGGCGTCGGCAGCTCGCGCACGATGAAAGCCTCTCCCTCTGGCGCAATCCGTCCGCGCAACGCGATTTCGGCATCGCCACGCAGCAGGTCGACCATTTC
The nucleotide sequence above comes from Sphingomicrobium arenosum. Encoded proteins:
- the recG gene encoding ATP-dependent DNA helicase RecG, whose translation is MRPEILNPLFAETLALDGVGPKIAKALGKLKLERCVDLAFHLPTGTIERVATDRLGLDLVGRRIVITLTPIDLREGRGRAPIRIFAADAHDNMVGLTFFNNPGWARKQFPLGEKVRITGKLDAYGDELQIVHPDKVDEDPPLSEPVYPLSDGLTNRRLRDLVRQVLERAPDLPEWIESSVKSERGFSDWRGALAAAHRGPNEEVARARLAYDEIFANQLTLLLVRQSARRRSTRPLEGDGRLSGKLKLPFELTNAQARCVGEIRGDMAQERPMLRLLQGDVGSGKTLVALLAMLEAVEAGAQAAMLAPTEILARQHYEGLRKLAEPIGVHVAILTGRDKGRVRESTLMGLADGSIQILVGTHAIFQQAVTYHDLGLVVVDEQHRFGVSQRLMLSEKGKRPPHLLAMTATPIPRTLTLTQYGEMDVSRIDELPPGRQPIDTLVVSEEKLADVVAGLGRHIDGGGQAYWVCPLVEESDKSDAAAAEERAEVLKVRFPGKVGLVHGRMKGEEKDAVMERFARGDLAVLVATTVIEVGVDVPNATLMIIEGAERFGLSQLHQLRGRVGRGTGKSRCLLLRGNNLSETGRARLALMRETNDGFRIAEEDLRLRGPGEILGTRQSGDHVFKLAEAEDIAALAPAAQADAQLLLDRDGGLEGPRGQAARTCLYLFERDAAVGLLKGG
- a CDS encoding LysR family transcriptional regulator, encoding MADDLSIFLALMSEGTTGRAAERVRCSQPTVVRRIAALEEEIGITLFERSPQGYVPTAEARALEASAVEVARARQSFDDLATSLVESREVAIGVTFLDDFRRQLLPALRSFAERWPEVRVDLIPSYEMVDLLRGDAEIALRGRIAPEGEAFIVRELPTPGWGLYVARGQAKPPALGAVEPLRAAGLSGPTGRLHPFELLRQQAGGSLIEYPSYSALVSAIASGAAISALPIAMGDPEPELERAFLFDEEGLPPIFLVGRRSALRRRPVRDLFDTIAESFHAQRANLTGRPD